GCGCGTCGATGCCCTGGCCGAGGACGGCCGCGATGCACTTGCCGCCCGCGAGCGACGCCGCCTGCTTGCCGGCGGCGACGCTCACCAGCGTGGTCTTCGGGAACTTGCCGTGCAGGTGCTCGGCGACGACGAGAACGTTGCCCATGCTCAGATCACCTTCGCTTCGCTGTGCAGCACCTGCACCAGCTCCTGTACCGACCGGACCTTGCGCCCGCCCGTGCGCTTGGGCGGTGTCTCGAGCTTCAGGATCTTGAGCCGCGGCGTCACGTCGATGCCCAGATCGGCGACCGGGATCTCCTTCATCTCCTTCTTCCGCGCCTTCATGATGCCGGGCAGCGAGGCGTAGCGCGGCTCGTTCAGGCGGAGGTCCGCGGTCACCACCGCGGGGAGCGGGATGGCGAGCGTCTCGAGGCCGCCGTCGACCTCGCGCGTCACCTTGGCCGATTTCTGGTCGGCGGCCAGCTCGAGCTTGGACGCGAAGGTGGCCTGCGGCCACTGCAGCAGCTCAGCGACCATCTGCCCGACGCAGTTCGAGTCGTCGTCGATCGCCTGCTTGCCCATGATGATGAGGTCCGGCTTCTCGGTCTCCGCGAGCTTGTGGACGACGCGCGCCACGGCGAGCGGCTCGAGCGCCTCCTCGGAGAGCACCAGGATGGCGCGGTCGGCGCCCATGGCGAGCCCCGTGCGGAGCTGCTCCTGCGCCGCCTTCAGGCCGATCGAGACCAGCACGACCTCGGTGCCGGTGACCTTCTCCTTCACGCGCAGCGCCTCCTCGATCGCGATCTCGTCGAAGGGGTT
The nucleotide sequence above comes from Deltaproteobacteria bacterium. Encoded proteins:
- a CDS encoding electron transfer flavoprotein subunit beta/FixA family protein produces the protein MKIFVTVKRVPDPETVIKIASDGSNIVPDNVKWVINPFDEIAIEEALRVKEKVTGTEVVLVSIGLKAAQEQLRTGLAMGADRAILVLSEEALEPLAVARVVHKLAETEKPDLIIMGKQAIDDDSNCVGQMVAELLQWPQATFASKLELAADQKSAKVTREVDGGLETLAIPLPAVVTADLRLNEPRYASLPGIMKARKKEMKEIPVADLGIDVTPRLKILKLETPPKRTGGRKVRSVQELVQVLHSEAKVI